A portion of the Rubripirellula tenax genome contains these proteins:
- a CDS encoding OPT family oligopeptide transporter has protein sequence MSDNLSKKTAEPALKSTAEITVRVLVLGLILSVVMGAANVYVGLKAGMTVSASIPAAVMAMLLFRLFFKNSTILEANQVQTCASAGESLAAGIIFTMPAMILIGYWTEFDYWTVTLVAFTGGLLGILFMIPMRKVFVVDNDELKYPEGIACATVLRAGEADEEDGAGTSLLVGGVLGGVVKVMGGFLGLISGSLETAGIASSRIFYFGGDLSPMLIAVGFIVRLNVAILIFIGGAMAWLIGIPLLGGAFTGDGADSAVDQAYGIWSSQLRYVGVGAMVVGGFSALIAVRHGLVAAIAHLWHGVTGEQDVMDEDSDRDIPSWAILVLGLLCVVLLAMMNYWFTNNAGITLLSTIIMLVMGFFFTAVASYIVGLVGNSNSPVSGMTITAVLVAGALLYLANYTGMDGMVATLGIAAIVCCVACTSGDVCNDLKTGSLVGASPFRQQMMQIAGVSVAAFVMAPVLTLLHEHGGGIGSKELSAPQAGLFASLAKGFAGEGELPWKMIGIGAGLGFAILLIDGALKRSGAKFRAHLMPIAVGMYLPFGLAIPILIGGLIAYFYSKDKPEKEHDAVLHRGVLFSSGVIAGEALTAVGIAGLAALGIQSLELGFSPVMVTGLSCLAAVLIVIVFVIMSKPLQQNNR, from the coding sequence ATGTCCGACAATCTCTCCAAGAAGACCGCCGAACCCGCTTTGAAATCAACAGCGGAGATTACTGTTCGCGTTTTGGTGTTGGGTTTGATTTTATCGGTCGTGATGGGCGCCGCCAATGTTTACGTCGGGCTGAAGGCTGGGATGACGGTTTCGGCATCGATTCCGGCGGCGGTCATGGCGATGCTGCTGTTTCGATTGTTTTTCAAAAACTCAACGATTCTTGAAGCGAACCAGGTTCAAACGTGTGCTTCGGCCGGCGAGTCTTTGGCGGCAGGAATAATCTTTACGATGCCGGCCATGATTCTGATCGGGTATTGGACTGAATTCGATTATTGGACCGTCACTCTGGTCGCCTTCACCGGTGGCTTGTTGGGAATCCTGTTCATGATTCCCATGCGCAAAGTATTCGTGGTGGACAATGATGAATTGAAATATCCCGAAGGCATTGCCTGTGCCACGGTGCTGCGCGCCGGAGAAGCGGACGAAGAAGACGGAGCCGGAACAAGTTTGCTTGTCGGTGGAGTGTTGGGTGGCGTGGTCAAAGTTATGGGTGGATTTCTGGGACTGATTAGTGGCAGTTTGGAAACGGCGGGCATTGCCAGTTCCAGGATCTTCTATTTCGGCGGCGACCTTTCACCGATGTTGATCGCCGTTGGATTCATCGTTCGGCTGAACGTTGCAATCTTGATTTTTATCGGTGGCGCGATGGCTTGGTTAATCGGCATTCCGCTGTTGGGCGGCGCGTTTACCGGCGATGGCGCCGACAGCGCCGTCGATCAAGCGTATGGCATTTGGAGTAGCCAGCTTCGCTACGTTGGCGTGGGGGCCATGGTCGTTGGCGGTTTTAGCGCGTTGATCGCTGTGCGACACGGGTTGGTGGCTGCCATCGCACATCTTTGGCATGGCGTGACTGGCGAACAAGATGTCATGGACGAGGATTCTGATCGCGACATCCCTTCGTGGGCCATTCTGGTGCTGGGTTTGTTATGCGTCGTGTTGCTGGCGATGATGAACTACTGGTTCACCAACAACGCGGGGATCACGCTACTATCGACCATCATCATGTTGGTGATGGGTTTCTTTTTCACTGCCGTTGCCAGCTACATTGTCGGATTGGTTGGTAATTCAAACAGCCCCGTTTCTGGTATGACCATCACGGCGGTGCTAGTGGCGGGCGCATTGTTGTACTTGGCCAACTACACCGGCATGGACGGCATGGTCGCGACGCTTGGCATTGCGGCCATCGTGTGCTGTGTCGCCTGCACCAGTGGCGACGTTTGCAATGATTTGAAAACTGGCTCACTGGTTGGAGCCTCCCCGTTTAGACAGCAGATGATGCAGATCGCCGGCGTGTCCGTGGCGGCTTTCGTCATGGCCCCAGTTTTAACGTTGCTTCACGAACATGGCGGCGGAATCGGAAGCAAGGAGCTGTCGGCTCCCCAGGCCGGTTTGTTCGCAAGCCTTGCCAAGGGTTTTGCAGGCGAGGGCGAACTGCCTTGGAAGATGATTGGAATCGGTGCCGGATTGGGATTCGCAATCCTTTTGATTGATGGAGCGTTGAAACGCAGTGGAGCCAAATTTCGAGCTCACTTGATGCCGATCGCGGTCGGGATGTATTTGCCCTTTGGATTGGCGATCCCCATTTTGATCGGCGGTTTGATCGCCTATTTCTATTCCAAAGACAAACCGGAAAAAGAGCACGATGCAGTGCTGCATCGCGGCGTCTTGTTTTCATCGGGCGTCATTGCTGGCGAGGCGCTCACCGCGGTCGGCATCGCAGGCTTGGCAGCGCTGGGAATTCAATCGCTCGAACTTGGATTCTCACCAGTAATGGTGACAGGGCTCTCGTGCCTAGCCGCGGTATTGATCGTGATCGTTTTCGTTATCATGTCAAAACCGCTCCAGCAAAACAATCGTTAA
- a CDS encoding phosphatase domain-containing protein produces MPKPVLIHCAQGHGRTGLVAAAVLIVSGEAQTAADAIAIIQAVRPGVELNKAQRMILEQI; encoded by the coding sequence ATGCCGAAGCCGGTTCTGATTCACTGCGCCCAAGGACACGGAAGAACGGGGCTGGTTGCTGCAGCTGTGTTGATTGTGTCCGGTGAGGCACAAACGGCGGCGGATGCGATCGCGATCATTCAGGCGGTCCGTCCCGGTGTTGAATTGAACAAGGCACAACGAATGATCTTGGAGCAAATCTAA